Proteins found in one Chloroflexota bacterium genomic segment:
- a CDS encoding competence/damage-inducible protein A gives MRAEILAFGTELLMGETLDTNSAHIAARLPALGIDLHTVTIMGDEMGEMVEMFHRCMERSDLIICTGGLGPTKDDLTREAIAETFGETITFDPDLITAMERNFRNRGQEMPETNKKQAGVIPSVTVLPNPRGTAPGWWAEKGGKIIIAMPGVPGEMVLMWEHQAAPRLKERAQGTVIMSRTFKTIGLGEAAVGEYVGSLFGRDNPYLGIYARQDGIHLRIIARAANQEEALELIEPMEAEIRQALDFAIWGVDGETPEERVGALLSDRGLTLAAMESCTGGLLASTVTDVPGASGYFKGSLVTYATEVKSIAGVDPALIEEHGVVSAEVAGAMAKAVREALDADVGIGITGVAGPGPQDGIPAGTVYAGVAMDGAVESTVMRFPPDRPLVKRRAVVMALLQVYRMLLERNG, from the coding sequence ATGCGCGCTGAGATACTCGCCTTTGGCACCGAGCTCCTCATGGGGGAGACCCTTGACACCAACTCCGCCCACATCGCCGCCCGCCTGCCCGCCCTTGGCATCGACCTGCACACCGTCACCATCATGGGCGACGAGATGGGCGAGATGGTGGAGATGTTCCACAGGTGCATGGAGCGCTCAGACCTGATCATCTGCACGGGCGGACTTGGCCCCACGAAGGACGACCTCACCCGAGAGGCCATTGCCGAGACGTTTGGCGAGACCATCACCTTCGACCCTGACCTCATCACTGCCATGGAGCGGAACTTCCGCAACCGCGGACAGGAGATGCCTGAAACCAACAAGAAGCAGGCAGGCGTCATCCCCTCCGTCACCGTGCTGCCCAATCCCCGAGGCACGGCGCCGGGCTGGTGGGCGGAGAAGGGCGGCAAGATCATCATCGCGATGCCGGGCGTACCCGGAGAGATGGTGCTGATGTGGGAGCATCAGGCCGCGCCGAGGCTCAAGGAGCGAGCGCAGGGCACTGTCATTATGTCCCGCACTTTCAAGACCATCGGGCTGGGCGAGGCGGCCGTCGGGGAGTACGTCGGCTCGCTATTCGGGCGTGATAACCCGTACCTCGGCATCTATGCGCGGCAGGATGGCATTCATCTGCGCATTATCGCGCGGGCCGCGAACCAGGAGGAGGCGCTTGAGCTCATCGAGCCGATGGAGGCGGAGATACGCCAAGCGCTGGACTTCGCCATCTGGGGCGTCGACGGCGAGACGCCGGAGGAGCGCGTCGGCGCGCTGCTGAGCGACCGCGGACTAACGCTGGCAGCTATGGAATCGTGCACGGGCGGCCTGCTGGCGAGCACCGTCACTGACGTTCCCGGGGCGTCGGGCTACTTCAAGGGCAGCCTTGTCACCTACGCAACCGAGGTCAAGTCAATTGCGGGCGTCGACCCCGCGCTCATAGAGGAGCACGGGGTAGTGAGCGCCGAAGTTGCCGGGGCCATGGCCAAGGCTGTGAGGGAGGCGCTCGACGCCGACGTGGGCATTGGCATCACGGGCGTCGCCGGGCCGGGCCCGCAGGACGGTATACCGGCGGGCACCGTGTATGCGGGAGTCGCCATGGACGGCGCGGTCGAGAGCACGGTCATGCGCTTCCCGCCGGACCGGCCGCTCGTCAAGCGTCGAGCCGTCGTCATGGCGCTGCTGCAGGTGTACCGCATGCTCCTGGAGCGAAACGGATAG
- a CDS encoding ABC transporter permease subunit has product MPNVSTGGIMAYMLSTWRNTFAIFWKETKTYFTSPMAYIIGGVFLAITGYLFVSSISVAFPEASIRGWLDPSTTVFVLWAPAITMRLLAEEQKLGTLELLMTSPIRDYEIVLGKFAAVMAILLATLVLTLFYTLLLVLYGDPDLGPILTGYLGIILFGGASLSIGLLASSLTSNQVVAAIVSFGTLLLMVLTNQAADITSGVAAQVLEGVSLSGHFDDFSRGILDTNNVVYYLSVMAFFLFLTIRNIESRRWR; this is encoded by the coding sequence ATGCCAAACGTTTCTACCGGCGGCATTATGGCGTACATGTTGTCCACATGGCGCAACACGTTCGCCATTTTCTGGAAGGAGACCAAGACCTACTTCACGTCACCGATGGCTTACATCATCGGCGGCGTGTTCCTGGCCATCACCGGCTACCTCTTCGTCTCCAGCATCAGCGTGGCTTTCCCGGAGGCGAGCATCCGCGGCTGGCTGGACCCCAGCACGACCGTCTTTGTGCTGTGGGCGCCCGCCATCACGATGAGGCTATTGGCGGAGGAGCAGAAGCTGGGCACGCTGGAACTGCTGATGACCTCTCCCATCCGCGACTACGAGATCGTGCTGGGCAAGTTCGCGGCGGTGATGGCCATTCTCCTCGCGACGCTGGTCCTGACCCTGTTCTACACGCTGTTGCTCGTGCTCTACGGCGACCCGGACCTGGGGCCGATTCTCACCGGCTACCTCGGCATCATCTTGTTTGGCGGCGCAAGCCTGTCCATCGGGCTGCTGGCGTCGTCGCTTACGAGCAACCAGGTGGTGGCGGCCATCGTGAGCTTCGGAACGCTGTTGCTCATGGTGCTCACGAACCAGGCTGCGGACATCACCTCGGGCGTTGCCGCGCAGGTGCTCGAGGGGGTCTCCCTCAGCGGGCACTTCGACGACTTCTCCCGGGGCATCCTCGACACCAACAACGTGGTCTATTACCTGAGCGTGATGGCCTTCTTCCTCTTCCTTACCATCCGAAACATTGAGTCAAGGCGGTGGAGATAA
- a CDS encoding ATP-binding cassette domain-containing protein codes for MPDTMIEVKDLTKYYGDNLAVDNISFHVEKGEVVGFLGPNGSGKTTTMRILTGYLPPSTGAASIAGHDTMTGSLEARRHIGYLPETVPLYTDMTVEDYLSFLGTIRGMRGDYLNKRIDIAIERVKLGDYRKSLIHKLSKGYRQRTGLAQAILHEPEVLILDEPTVGIDPIQVVETRELIKELGREQTLLLSTHILPEVSAVCERVLIINEGILVAEDTPDNLAVRLRGTEQVQAEIRGPSADVIRELRALEGVTSARYIDTATGPRYTIESPSGNDLREKIAEMVVMHGWGLLQLSIVPMSLEEIFLELTTADDEEGAAR; via the coding sequence ATGCCGGACACGATGATTGAGGTCAAGGACCTCACGAAATATTACGGGGACAACCTCGCCGTGGACAACATTTCCTTCCACGTCGAGAAGGGCGAGGTTGTCGGCTTCCTTGGGCCCAACGGGTCCGGCAAGACGACGACCATGCGCATTCTCACCGGCTACCTGCCGCCTTCCACCGGGGCGGCGAGCATTGCAGGACACGACACGATGACGGGATCGCTGGAGGCGCGGCGGCACATCGGCTACCTGCCGGAGACGGTGCCGCTCTACACCGACATGACCGTCGAGGACTACCTGTCCTTCCTCGGCACCATCCGCGGGATGCGCGGCGACTACCTGAACAAGCGAATCGACATTGCGATTGAGCGCGTGAAGCTGGGCGACTACCGCAAGTCGCTCATTCACAAACTCTCGAAGGGCTACAGGCAGCGCACGGGTCTGGCCCAGGCCATCCTGCACGAGCCGGAGGTGCTCATCCTGGACGAGCCCACCGTCGGAATCGACCCGATCCAGGTGGTGGAGACCCGTGAGCTCATCAAGGAGCTCGGCAGGGAGCAGACGCTGCTGCTGAGCACGCACATCCTGCCGGAGGTGAGCGCAGTCTGCGAACGGGTGCTCATCATCAATGAGGGCATACTTGTGGCCGAGGACACGCCGGACAACCTTGCAGTCCGTCTGCGGGGAACCGAGCAGGTGCAGGCGGAGATTCGCGGCCCCAGCGCGGACGTCATTCGCGAGCTTCGCGCCCTGGAGGGCGTCACGAGCGCCCGGTACATCGACACCGCCACGGGCCCGCGCTACACGATCGAGTCGCCTTCCGGCAACGACCTGAGGGAGAAGATAGCGGAGATGGTGGTGATGCACGGCTGGGGGCTGCTGCAGCTCAGCATTGTCCCGATGAGCCTGGAGGAGATCTTTCTGGAGCTTACCACCGCCGACGATGAGGAGGGCGCGGCCCGTTGA
- a CDS encoding DUF4340 domain-containing protein, giving the protein MNTTATAVLVAILVIVAGLWFFVLGETEEAPEPSDNFWFYKIEEDDIEFIGITTEDTAGAFSYRDGEGWFFDGEKQPPVELARWGGVTLVLSGPRARRVLAEEIEDYKTYGLDPPSTVLDLGLTNGRSLQLYLGKQTPDGTGYYAYQRDDDNLYVIESVWGEVLRRLAFEPPYPQWYYRLDPARVLYLGVTKGEVTSDFVTESTGWRFANPERTAIDENRWAEILPLLDGPDFLGIEAEHINDLAKYGLLEPRAVIVIEYLPPQGIESSNWESILEIGDPTPEGDRYYARAQGQPFLLVLDAPWFETMERLVDEPPIPEETAAEATPAAQ; this is encoded by the coding sequence ATGAACACTACCGCAACGGCTGTATTGGTGGCCATCCTGGTGATTGTTGCCGGGCTGTGGTTCTTTGTCCTGGGCGAAACAGAGGAAGCGCCGGAACCCTCAGATAACTTCTGGTTCTACAAGATTGAGGAAGACGACATCGAGTTCATTGGCATCACGACGGAGGACACCGCAGGCGCCTTCTCCTATCGCGACGGCGAGGGCTGGTTCTTCGACGGCGAGAAGCAACCCCCCGTGGAACTTGCCCGCTGGGGCGGCGTCACGCTGGTGCTCAGCGGCCCGCGGGCGCGCCGCGTGCTGGCGGAGGAGATTGAAGACTACAAGACGTACGGCCTCGACCCGCCGTCGACGGTGCTCGACCTCGGCCTGACCAACGGCCGCTCATTGCAGCTGTACCTGGGCAAGCAGACACCCGACGGGACCGGTTACTATGCCTACCAGCGCGATGACGACAATCTTTACGTCATTGAGTCCGTTTGGGGAGAGGTGCTGCGCCGGCTGGCCTTTGAGCCTCCCTACCCGCAATGGTATTACCGGCTGGACCCGGCGCGCGTGCTCTATCTCGGCGTGACAAAGGGCGAAGTCACCTCTGATTTCGTGACCGAATCGACGGGCTGGCGCTTCGCCAATCCGGAGCGCACGGCCATTGACGAGAACCGCTGGGCCGAAATCCTGCCGCTGCTGGACGGCCCCGACTTCCTCGGCATTGAGGCGGAACACATCAACGACCTGGCAAAGTACGGCCTGCTGGAGCCGAGGGCAGTCATCGTCATCGAATACCTGCCTCCCCAGGGCATTGAATCCTCCAACTGGGAGAGCATCCTGGAGATAGGCGACCCGACTCCAGAGGGTGACAGGTACTATGCCCGCGCGCAGGGACAGCCATTCCTTCTCGTCCTGGACGCCCCCTGGTTCGAGACTATGGAGCGCCTTGTGGACGAGCCGCCAATCCCCGAGGAGACTGCGGCTGAGGCCACACCCGCGGCCCAGTAG
- the argC gene encoding N-acetyl-gamma-glutamyl-phosphate reductase: MKVGILNVTGYAGSELARILAHHPEAEMVAVTGRSAAGQRLAEVFPHLAATDLPIMEEIEESVDIVFSALPHKASAEACGPFYKQGIKVVDISADFRLKSLPEYESWYNVQHPFPELIEEAVYGLTELHRQEVAAAGLVANPGCYPTGAILALAPAVKAGIIEPNVVVDGKSGVSGAGRGLALSTHYSEVNESVRAYSMDGHRHLPEITQELRPDNGTEPRVTFLPHLIPMTRGILSSCYADLNPGALPNGGEAAAALFEVYRDFYRDEPFVKVVDQPPHTKHPLGNNDCLVYPAIDPRTDRLTVVSAIDNLVKGAAGQAVQNMNLMFGLPEAMGLETLALYP; encoded by the coding sequence ATGAAGGTTGGCATTCTGAACGTCACCGGCTATGCGGGCAGTGAGCTCGCACGCATTCTTGCGCACCACCCGGAGGCCGAGATGGTCGCCGTGACGGGGCGCAGCGCTGCGGGCCAGCGACTGGCAGAGGTGTTCCCGCACCTGGCGGCAACCGACCTCCCCATTATGGAAGAGATTGAGGAGAGCGTTGACATCGTCTTTTCCGCGCTGCCGCACAAGGCCAGCGCCGAGGCGTGCGGGCCCTTCTACAAGCAGGGGATCAAGGTCGTCGACATCAGCGCGGACTTTCGCCTGAAGAGCCTGCCGGAGTACGAGTCGTGGTACAACGTGCAGCACCCGTTCCCCGAGCTGATTGAGGAGGCGGTCTACGGCCTCACGGAGCTCCACCGGCAGGAGGTAGCGGCGGCGGGACTCGTGGCGAACCCGGGATGCTACCCCACCGGCGCAATCCTCGCGCTGGCGCCCGCCGTCAAGGCAGGCATCATCGAGCCCAACGTCGTCGTCGACGGCAAGTCGGGCGTGTCCGGCGCGGGGCGGGGCCTCGCCCTGAGCACCCACTACTCGGAGGTCAACGAGAGCGTGCGGGCCTACTCGATGGATGGCCACCGCCATCTGCCGGAGATCACCCAGGAGCTGCGCCCCGACAACGGCACGGAGCCGCGCGTCACCTTCCTCCCGCACCTGATACCCATGACGCGGGGCATCCTGAGCAGCTGCTACGCCGACCTGAATCCCGGCGCGCTGCCCAATGGCGGGGAGGCGGCCGCAGCTCTCTTCGAGGTCTACCGCGACTTCTACCGCGACGAGCCGTTCGTGAAGGTCGTCGACCAGCCGCCGCACACCAAGCACCCCCTCGGCAACAACGACTGCCTCGTCTACCCGGCCATCGACCCGCGCACGGACCGGCTCACGGTAGTCAGCGCGATCGACAACCTCGTGAAGGGCGCCGCGGGCCAGGCCGTGCAGAACATGAACCTCATGTTCGGGCTGCCGGAGGCCATGGGCCTGGAAACCCTTGCCCTGTACCCGTAA
- a CDS encoding cysteine desulfurase family protein encodes METGEREIYLDHAATTPLRAEALEAMLPYLQEAYGNPSSIHAVGQRARMALEDARDTIAKALECRANEVVFTSGGTESDNAAIKGGAMALRPTGNHIVTTVIEHHAVLHTCHQLESLGFDVTYVPVDSEGLVNPVDVLDAVTDQTALVSVMYANNEIGTVQPVAEIARLVKERAKEQGRTILVHTDAVQAAGYLDLSVKRLGVDLLSLSAHKFHGPKGAGVLFVRRGTPFSPLLMGGGQERERRSGTENVPAIAGMAEALRLAEQEREAACAHSAALRDRLAAGILERVPGSILNGHATRRLPNNVNVCFPGLEAEPVLLGLDLKGIYASSGSACSTASLEPSHVLTAIGRPADIARGSLRVTVGRGTTEDDVHYFLETLPPLVKRLRDMPSFSAGRV; translated from the coding sequence GTGGAGACCGGCGAGCGGGAAATCTATCTGGACCACGCAGCCACGACTCCCCTGCGGGCGGAGGCGCTGGAGGCGATGTTGCCGTACCTGCAGGAGGCCTACGGCAACCCGTCCAGCATTCACGCCGTGGGGCAGCGCGCCCGGATGGCGCTGGAGGACGCGCGGGACACCATCGCCAAGGCGCTGGAGTGCCGCGCCAACGAGGTCGTCTTCACGAGCGGCGGCACGGAGTCCGACAACGCCGCCATCAAGGGCGGCGCAATGGCGCTGCGTCCCACCGGCAACCACATCGTCACAACGGTCATCGAGCATCACGCGGTGCTTCATACGTGCCACCAGCTTGAAAGCCTTGGATTTGATGTAACTTACGTCCCCGTCGACAGCGAGGGCCTCGTTAACCCAGTCGATGTGCTAGACGCGGTGACGGACCAGACGGCGCTTGTCAGCGTCATGTACGCCAACAACGAGATAGGCACTGTGCAACCGGTGGCCGAGATAGCGCGGCTGGTTAAGGAGCGGGCGAAGGAGCAAGGCCGCACGATCCTCGTGCACACGGACGCGGTGCAGGCCGCCGGATACCTGGATCTGTCAGTGAAGCGGCTTGGCGTCGATTTGCTCAGCCTGTCGGCGCACAAGTTTCACGGGCCAAAGGGGGCCGGGGTGCTGTTTGTCCGACGTGGCACGCCATTTTCGCCGCTGTTGATGGGAGGCGGGCAGGAGCGGGAGCGCCGGTCGGGGACGGAGAATGTGCCGGCCATCGCCGGCATGGCGGAGGCGCTTCGATTGGCCGAGCAGGAGCGGGAGGCCGCGTGCGCGCACAGCGCCGCCCTGCGTGACCGGCTGGCGGCGGGCATCCTCGAACGCGTTCCCGGCTCCATTCTGAACGGCCACGCGACGCGGCGGCTGCCCAACAACGTCAACGTCTGCTTTCCGGGGCTGGAGGCGGAGCCGGTGTTGCTGGGCCTCGACCTGAAGGGGATCTATGCCTCCAGCGGAAGCGCATGTTCCACCGCGTCGCTGGAGCCGTCGCATGTGCTTACTGCCATCGGCCGGCCGGCGGACATCGCGCGGGGCAGCCTCCGGGTGACCGTGGGCAGAGGGACGACCGAGGATGATGTACACTATTTTTTGGAGACGCTGCCTCCGCTGGTGAAGCGCCTCCGCGATATGCCATCGTTCAGCGCGGGACGGGTGTGA
- a CDS encoding GldG family protein produces the protein MAEQDLQRVSLWERIKGILSAAALLLAIVGGVALLGGFALWLWADDLRTTGTYMMIAGAVVLLIAAVFSSVNIREALAGQRGRFAINAILMVVAFTGIVVFFNFISYHNVARADLTASKQFSLAQQTTQVLDDLTENVHATAFFIPDRPTDEANRQLADDLMFEFQRRSNRTFTYEFVDPEGDPGRAEVYGLSQFPSIVFQAQDSGQAVVLSVPPLSEQDLTSMLLIVTGEQQKRVYFVTGHGEKDAINQDPEDPQGFAFAGRGVLADSYSVDTLNLAQVGTIPEDAAVLVFPGPSRNMSIQEFDSFDAWLRNGGRAIFLVDPPVPNSVRTLLEPWGIALGGDTIVDPGSSLHQALRTPLLQSGQFNRQTSITRDLDTVLMPLSTPIEISVEPEKVPPWVEYVPLARSTLLSWKTSDPESEDFNPERGDTIGPFDVGMVVHACGIVGEEIDTVIAVAGRSRECISAEGTRKPTTIAIFGDSDFAANRYSPYSTNLDFFLNAVNYVAEDYNLISIRPKPFAFRELVVTSQEFDFIRFSSWFLLPAAVGLASIAVWWRRR, from the coding sequence ATGGCGGAACAGGATCTCCAACGCGTGAGCCTTTGGGAACGGATCAAGGGCATCCTTTCCGCGGCGGCGCTCTTGCTCGCCATCGTCGGCGGGGTGGCGCTGCTGGGCGGCTTTGCTCTCTGGCTCTGGGCAGACGACCTCAGGACAACCGGCACCTACATGATGATTGCCGGCGCCGTCGTCCTTCTGATTGCCGCGGTCTTCTCCTCGGTGAACATCCGGGAAGCGCTCGCAGGGCAGCGGGGCCGGTTTGCTATCAATGCCATCCTCATGGTCGTGGCCTTCACCGGCATCGTGGTTTTCTTCAATTTCATCAGCTACCACAATGTTGCCCGAGCCGACCTGACCGCGTCCAAGCAGTTCTCGCTGGCCCAGCAGACGACACAGGTGCTGGACGACCTGACAGAAAATGTCCATGCGACCGCATTCTTCATCCCTGACAGGCCAACCGATGAAGCCAATCGTCAGCTGGCCGACGACTTGATGTTCGAGTTTCAGCGGCGGTCCAACCGGACGTTCACGTATGAGTTTGTCGACCCAGAGGGCGATCCGGGACGTGCAGAGGTGTACGGCCTTTCCCAGTTCCCCTCCATCGTCTTCCAGGCACAGGATTCCGGCCAGGCCGTTGTGCTGTCAGTCCCGCCGCTGTCCGAACAGGACCTCACCAGCATGCTGCTCATCGTCACAGGCGAGCAACAGAAGCGGGTCTACTTCGTGACGGGCCACGGCGAGAAGGACGCCATCAACCAGGACCCGGAGGACCCCCAGGGCTTCGCCTTCGCGGGTAGGGGTGTACTCGCAGACAGCTACTCGGTGGACACGCTGAACCTGGCTCAGGTGGGTACGATTCCCGAGGATGCGGCGGTGCTGGTATTCCCGGGACCATCGCGAAACATGTCCATCCAGGAGTTTGACTCCTTTGACGCGTGGCTCAGGAACGGCGGACGTGCGATATTCCTCGTAGACCCGCCGGTGCCGAACAGCGTACGCACGCTGCTGGAGCCGTGGGGAATCGCGCTCGGCGGCGACACGATTGTGGACCCGGGCAGCTCCCTGCATCAGGCGCTGCGGACCCCGCTGCTCCAGAGCGGCCAGTTCAACCGGCAGACCAGCATCACCCGCGATCTGGATACGGTGCTCATGCCGCTCTCCACGCCCATCGAAATCAGCGTCGAGCCGGAGAAGGTGCCGCCATGGGTGGAGTACGTTCCGCTGGCGCGGTCGACGCTGCTGAGCTGGAAGACCTCCGACCCGGAGAGCGAGGACTTCAACCCGGAGAGAGGCGACACCATCGGCCCGTTCGACGTTGGAATGGTCGTACACGCGTGCGGCATCGTCGGCGAGGAGATCGACACGGTGATCGCGGTGGCGGGCCGCAGCCGCGAGTGCATCTCCGCGGAGGGCACGCGGAAGCCGACGACCATCGCGATCTTCGGCGACTCGGACTTTGCGGCGAACCGCTATTCGCCGTACTCCACCAACCTCGACTTCTTCCTGAACGCGGTCAATTACGTGGCGGAGGACTACAACCTCATCTCCATCCGGCCAAAGCCCTTCGCCTTCCGTGAGCTGGTTGTGACCAGCCAGGAGTTCGACTTCATCCGCTTCTCCAGCTGGTTCCTGCTGCCCGCCGCCGTTGGCCTTGCCAGCATTGCGGTCTGGTGGCGCCGGCGGTGA